TGGACGGGTCCATCGCCACGGCGACCCCGCCCCGGGCCCGGCTCTGCTCCACGGCCCGCAGGAGCTCCTCCTCCACGATGTGCTGGACCGTCTCGTCCAGGGTGAGCACCAGGCTGCGGCCGCCGCCCTCGGTGGTGTCGGGGGCGGCGGGCAGGAGCAGGACCCCCTTGGCGTCGCGCTCGGCCTGGACGGTACGGGGCTTGCCCCGCAGGAGCCCGTCGAAGTGCGATTCGAGCCCCCCCAACCCCCGGCCGTCCACGCCCACGAAGCCCAGCACCTGGCCCGCGAGGCTCTTCTTGGGATAGGTGCGCAGGGGCTCGGGGGCGATGCCCACCCCCGCAATGCCCAGGGCCCGCACGGCTTCCTCTTCCCGGGGGGTGATGCGCCGCTTCACCCACGCGAAGCGGGCGCCGCCCCGCTCCAGGGCCCGACGGGCCTCCCGGGGTTCGAGTCCCAGGGCCCGGCACAGGCGGGCCAGGTCCTCGGGGGCGCCGAGCAGACACGAGGGGTCGGCGAAGACGCTCGACCCGGGGACGCTCTTGGCGAGCTCCCTGCCGTTGCGGTCGAACAGGGTGCCCCGGGGAGGCACGAGCTCCAGGCGCTGCCGGCGCTGGTCCTCCGCCCGGGCCAGGAGCTCGGGGGCCCGCACGACCTGGAGGTGGACGGCCCGGGCGGCGGCGACGGCAAACAGGGAGAGCACGCAGCCGCCCACGGCGGCGATGCGCCAGCGGGCGGCCCGTTCCCCTCGGCCCTCGCGCCTCCCGCTACTCATCGAGGACGACGACGCTCGACCGGTCCGGGTATGCCAGGCCCTGCTTCCTCGCCAGCTCCTCGATGCGCTTGGCGCTCGAGAGGGTGGCCGCTTCCACCTTGAGGCGCGCCACCTCCGCTCCCAGGTTCTCCTTGTGTCCGTAAAGCTCGCTGAGGTCGTAGTGGAGCCGGGTGATCTCGAGCCGCGTGGCGGTCAGGAGCAGCGCCGCGGCCAGGCACAGGGCGAAGGCCAGGACCCGAACCCCCCAGCGCCCCGCGCTTGGGAGGATCCAGGGCAGGGCCGGAAGCGCCAGGGCGCGTGCGGGCTTGGTGACACTCATGGCGTTCCTCCTCGACGGGGGCGGTCGGGATCCGGCAGCCGCTCGGCGGCCCGGAGCCGGGCGCTACGCGCCCGGGGATTGGCTTCGATCTCGTCCCGGCCGGGCTTGACGGCCTTGCGGCCCAGGGGCCGCAGGAGCCCCGGGCTGCCGCAGGTGCACCGGAGAGCCTCGGCCGGGCACCGGCACTGGGGCGCGTAGCCTCGCAGGGCCTGCTTGACCCGGCGGTCCTCCAGGGAGTGGTAGGCGATCACCGCCACCCTGCCCCCGGGGGAGAGGAGGTCCGGCAGGGCCTCCAGGAACCGCTCCAAGGCCAGGAGCTCGGCGTTCACCGCGAGCCGCAGGGCCTGGAAGACCCGGGTGGCCGGGTGCTTTCCGCCGCGACGGCCCAGGGCTTCTTCTACGGCCCGGGCGAGCTCCCCCGTGGTTTTCAGGGGCCGGCGCCCCCGGGCCCGCACCAGTGCCCGGGCCACCCGGGAGGCCCGGGGCTCTTCCCCGTACTCCCGGAAGAGGCGGGCCAGCTCTTCTTCCGAGAGCGCGTTCACGAGCTCGGCGGCGGGCACCCCGGACCGGGGGTCCATGCGCATGTCCAGGGGCCCGTCCCGCAGGAAGCTGAAGCCCCGTCCCGCCTCGTCGAGCTGCCGCGAGGAGACCCCCAGGTCCAGGAGAATGCCGTCCACGCAACCCAGCCCCTGGGCCGCGAGGATAACCCCCAGGTCGCCGAAGCTCCCGTGGACCAGCCGCACGCGGCCGGGGAAGTCCGCGGCCAGGGGCGCGGCGGCTGCCAGGGCCTCGGGGTCCCGGTCGACCCCCAAGAGGAGACCTCCCGGCCCCAGGCGCTCGGCGATGTGCCGGGCGTGGCCGCCGCCCCCCAGGGTGCCGTCCACGTACACGCCGTCGGGCAACGTGGGCAACACCTCCAGCACGGCGTCCAGGAGCACCGGCACGTGGTAGGGGGGTTTCACGCCGCGCGGGCCCCCACCGCCTCCCGAACGCTCCGGTACTCTCGGAGGTCGTCCTCCAGGGCCCCCGCGAGCCGCAGGATCTGGCGCACGTAGGGCGACGGCCCTACCAGCCCCAGCCGGCGCCCGCCCCGGGCGCTCCGGGAGAGCTCCGCCACCACCGCCGCCACCCGGTAGTGGATGTGGCGGGTGGCCCGCAGGTCCAGGAGCACCTCCCCAGGGCAGGCCCGCAACGCCGCCGCGAGCTCCCGGGAGAGGGCTTCTCCCTGCTCCCGGCCCACGTCTGCCCCCAGGCGCACGACCTCGACCCCCCGGCGGCTTCCCCGAACCAAGGTCGCGGGGGCGTTCCCGGGCGCGCTCACAGGCCCAGGGCTCCCATGGCCTGGGCCAGGGCAGGGAAGTCCGCCTGGGCGGCCTGCATGGCGGCCTCGTGGCGTTCCCTGGACCAGACCTCCAGGTGGTTTCCCATGCCCGCGAGCACCACGTCCCGCTCCAGGGCAGCGTACGCGCGAAGCGTGGGGGGCACGAGGATGCGGCCGGCCTTGTCCAGGGGGCATTCCTGGGCCGGCGCCAGGAAGAAGCGCCGAAACGCCACCACCTTGGGGTCGAAAGAGGGCAGGCCGGAGATCTTCGCCTCCAGTGCCCGCCACTCGTCCGAGGGGTAGGCCACCAGGCAGTCGTCCTTGCGGGTCAGGAAGAGGGGGGCCGAAAAGGACGCCTCGAGCGCCTCGCGCAGCTTGGCCGGGATGCTCAGGCGGCCCTTGTCGTCGATGGTGTGCTCGTAGCACCCGCGGAACATCCCTGCTCCCTGGCCCGACGGCCCACTTCACCCCACTTTGCCCCACAATGTGGGCGCACTATACAAACCGGCCCCGGGGGTGTCAAGGGTTCGCGGGAAAAACAAGCCTTCCAGCGGGAGTTCTTCCAGGTGTCGGGAAGTGGGAGAGAGGGCAGGCGCGGGGGCCGGAGGAACCGCAAAAGGGGGGAAGCAACTTGTGTGCCAGACGCCCCGTCGACCTGGGGGCTTGGCTCGAAAAATTTCTCACAATGTTCGTAAAGGGGAACGAGGAGCCCGCCGATAAGAGGGGCGGCGGAAACAGGTGTCCGGGCCGCCGAAGCGGCCCGCACGCGCGCGGCTCGAAGGGGGACGACCGACGGACGAGCGACAGGAGGAAGCACATGGCTCTCGTGGTTCTGGATCCCGTCACCCGCATCGAGGGCCACCTGCGCATCGACACGAGGGTGGAAGACGGGCGGGTGGTGGAGGCCTGGAGCCGCGGGGAGATGTTTCGGGGCTTCGAGGACCTGCTGGCGGGGCGAG
This genomic window from Thermodesulfobacteriota bacterium contains:
- the ftsL gene encoding cell division protein FtsL, which encodes MSVTKPARALALPALPWILPSAGRWGVRVLAFALCLAAALLLTATRLEITRLHYDLSELYGHKENLGAEVARLKVEAATLSSAKRIEELARKQGLAYPDRSSVVVLDE
- the rsmH gene encoding 16S rRNA (cytosine(1402)-N(4))-methyltransferase RsmH produces the protein MKPPYHVPVLLDAVLEVLPTLPDGVYVDGTLGGGGHARHIAERLGPGGLLLGVDRDPEALAAAAPLAADFPGRVRLVHGSFGDLGVILAAQGLGCVDGILLDLGVSSRQLDEAGRGFSFLRDGPLDMRMDPRSGVPAAELVNALSEEELARLFREYGEEPRASRVARALVRARGRRPLKTTGELARAVEEALGRRGGKHPATRVFQALRLAVNAELLALERFLEALPDLLSPGGRVAVIAYHSLEDRRVKQALRGYAPQCRCPAEALRCTCGSPGLLRPLGRKAVKPGRDEIEANPRARSARLRAAERLPDPDRPRRGGTP
- a CDS encoding STAS domain-containing protein — encoded protein: MSAPGNAPATLVRGSRRGVEVVRLGADVGREQGEALSRELAAALRACPGEVLLDLRATRHIHYRVAAVVAELSRSARGGRRLGLVGPSPYVRQILRLAGALEDDLREYRSVREAVGARAA
- the mraZ gene encoding division/cell wall cluster transcriptional repressor MraZ, whose product is MFRGCYEHTIDDKGRLSIPAKLREALEASFSAPLFLTRKDDCLVAYPSDEWRALEAKISGLPSFDPKVVAFRRFFLAPAQECPLDKAGRILVPPTLRAYAALERDVVLAGMGNHLEVWSRERHEAAMQAAQADFPALAQAMGALGL